The segment TCAGACCTGGCCGGCCTTCGCGAGGGCCTCGCAGCAGGTGTCCACCAGGAGGCGGGTCACCGTGTACGGGTCCACGTTGGCGTTCGGGCGGCGGTCCTCGATGTAGCCCTTCTGGTCCTGCTCGACCTGCCACGGGATGCGGACCGAGGCGCCGCGGTCCGAGACGCCGTAGGAGTACTGGTCCCACGGGGCGGTCTCGTGCAGGCCCGTCAGACGGTCGTCGATGCCGGCGCCGTAGTTCTTGACGTGGTCGAGCGGCTTCGAGCCCTCGCCGAGGGACTCGGCGGCGGTGATGATCGCGTCGTAGCCCTCGCGCATCGCCTTCGTCGAGAAGTTGGTGTGCGCGCCCGCGCCGTTCCAGTCGCCCTTCACCGGCTTCGGGTCCAGCGTCGCGGAGACGTTGAAGTCCTCGGCCGTGCGGTACAGCAGCCAGCGGGCGATCCACAGCTGGTCGGAGACCTCCAGCGGCGCCAGCGGGCCGACCTGGAACTCCCACTGGCCGGGCATGACCTCGGCGTTGATGCCGGAGATGCCGAGACCGGCCTTGAGGCAGTTCTCCAGGTGCGCCTCGACGATCGGGCGGCCGAAGATCTCGTCCGCGCCGACGCCGCAGTAGTAGCCACCCTGAGCGGCCGGGAAGCCGTTGGTCGGGAAGCCGAGCGGGCGGCTGCCCTCGAAGAAGGTGTACTCCTGCTCGATGCCGAAGATCGGCTCCTGCGCGGCGTACTTCGCCTCGACCTCGGCGAGCGCGGCGCGGGTGTTCGAGTCGTGCGGCGTCATGTCCGTGTTGAGGACCTCGCACAGCACCAGGATGTCGTTGCCGCCGCGGATCGGGTCCGGGCAGACGAAGACCGGCTTGAGGACGCGGTCCGAGGCGTGGCCCTTGGCCTGGTTCGTGCTGGAACCGTCGAAGCCCCAGATCGGCAGCTCCTCCAGGGAGGCGCCCTCGCCGGCGAGGATCTTCGTCTTCGAGCGAAGCTTCGCGGTCGGCTCGGTGCCGTCGATCCAGATGTACTCAGCCTTGAAGGTCACGGGCCTCATCCTTTGGGCGTGCTGCTGCGGGTGTCGCGGCGGCTCGCGGCGCTGCGAGAAGCTGCGGTGTCTGTGTCCGGTCGCAGCTTCGCAACACGGGATTTCCCGTCGGTTGCCCGAATGTGAACCCCGTGTTACTCAGCTTTCCTTATTTTCGCGGAGCCGCTGTGCGACCACGTGGGTGTTCAGGAGGGAGTCGAGACCCGCGCCCCGGACACGCCGTACGACCTCCGCGTACGAGGTCCCCAGGGCCTCCGCCGTCCGACCCAGGTGCCAGTCGCAGTCGGCGAGCCGCCGCAGCAGATGCCCCTTCCGGATCTGGTTCTCCGAGAGCCGGAACGTCTTCAGATACGCCGTCCGGCCCTTGCGGTCGGTGATCAGCTCGCCGATGTGCTGCTCCCGCCCGCCCCGCGTGAACGGCGGCAGGAACCGGTGCAGATCGAACGGCCCCATCCGGTGCACCCGCTCGAAGACGTACGAGGTCTCCAGGAGGTCCCGCGCCATCAGCCCGTCGTGCGCCACCGCCCAGGCCCGCTCCTGCTCCCGCGCCGCCGCCCGCAGATCCGCGAGGTTCCGGATGCCCCCGGCCCCGTCCCTGATCCGCGCCGTGAACTCGGGCACCGGGCCGCCGTAGTACGCGTACTGGTGGACCAGCTCCCCGTACAGGTCCTCGACGAGCGTCGGGTGCAGCAGCCGGTAGTCGTCCGGGTGCGGCACCACGAAGGCCGCGGCCAGCGCGTCGGCCACGTACAGGAGCAGCCCGCACTGGCCCGGGTGGACCTCGAAGATCCGCAGCGCCTCCGTGAGCCCGGGCACGCTCCACCCCGCGTACGCCGCCTCGGAGCGCGGCGAGAGGCCGTGCCGGACCGCCTCGCGGGACCACTCGTCCCAGACGATCGACGGCCCGCCGAAGTGCAGCGCGAGATAGCCCTCCAGGGCGAGGTGCAGCGGCAGGAAGCGGAGCCGCGGCTCGATGTGCCCGTCCTGGGCGCGCCGCCGCTTGGCCATCCGGTGGATCCGGCGCAGAGGCACGCAGGACGGCGGCTCGCCGCCCCCGCCGTCACCGAGCCGGGTCCCGTACGCGGCGGACTCCCGGCCCGCCCCCGGCACCGAGGCCGGCTCCGACCCCGCCCCCGTCCAGTCGGCGACGAAGCCGTGCGGGACGTACGAGGTGTAGGTGGTGCGATCGGGCAGGTCCACCGCGCCGAGACCGCCGTAGATCTCCCGGTGCAGGCGCAGCCCGGGGACCGGCTCGGCCCGGACGAGCGGCACGAGCCGCACCCCGCCCCACACCTGCGCCGGCCGGACGTCGAGCCCGGTCAGGTCGATCCGGGTCATCCCCCGGCCCCCTCTCCCTCTCCCGCCCCGGCCAGGAACAGCTCCACCCGCCGGTCCAGATAGGCCCGCAGCTCCGCGAACCCGGTCCGCCCCTCGGCGAACTGCGCGATCTCCACGAGCGCCGCCAGATCCTCCGCGTCGCGGATCCCGGCGGCCGGCACGCTCGGGGCGAGCCGGCGTACATCGAAGCCCTGCGCGTCGTATACGGGGTTCAGGTGCACCACGCTCGTCCGGCGCTCCGGATCCAGCCGCGACCTCCACACCCGCAGGACCTCGCCCGCGAGCCCCGGCGGGGCGTTGTCCCAGCCGTCCGAGACGATCACGAGCCGGTCGGGGCCGGTCTCCAGGCCGTCCAGGACGCGCATGCCCAGCGGCGTCGGTCCGTACGGCCGGACGAGCAGCGGATCGCTGCCGCCGGAGGTCCACAGCGGGGTGTACGTCCCCGGCGCCGCGAGCGCCTCCAGGAGGTAGTGGCAGCCCAGCGCTACGGCCAGCGGACGGCGCCGCTTCACCGCCGAACCCGAGGAGGAGAAGCTGTCGTCGAGGACGGCCGTGACCCGCCCCCAGGTCCCGGCGTACGGCCCCGCCGCCCGCCGGGCAGCCGCCCGCAGCGCACCCGTCAGCTCCGCCCGCCGCTCCACGCGCTCGCCGAACGGCAGCGAGAGGACGTACAGGGCGAGCCGGGTCAGCGGCATCACGGACAGGTCGGCGGCCCGCGCCGTCCTGAGCTGCTCGAGCCGGGTCATCCGGGGCGCGATCCGCTCCAGGAACACCTCGCGCGGTACGCCGTGCCGGGCGGCGAACCCCTCGGCGACGGTGAACGGCAGCTCGTACAAGGCGCCCTGCTCGTACCGGGCGCGGCGGAACGCGTCGAGCGTCGGGTTCTCGTACCGGACCCGGCGGCCCGGCGCGAAGAGGAAGTCCCCGGTCTCGGGGTCGGGAAGCCGGCCGTGGACGTGCCGGAGGGTGGCCTTCAGGCCGGTCCGATACTTCACCGCGTCCAGGGCGGGGTCGGGGCGGGCCGCGACCCACGCGCGCATGATCGCGCGCGTACGCCGGTTGTTGACCCCGGCGGCGCGCACCGCGCGGAACAGCCGGTAGACCCGCTGCGGCGGAAGCAGCGCGAGCCGCGCCCCGATCAGCCGACCCTCGGCCCGCTTCTCCTCGGGTCCGCCGGCCTCGTCGGCGGTGCGCAGCAGCTGCTCGACGATGAGGGCGGCGTTGTGGTGGTTGATGTCGAGTGCGAGGGCGGCGGCGTACACGGGCCGGTAGTTGACGCGTACGTACTCGTGGACGAAGCGGAGCGAGAACCGCTGGGCGGCGGCGGAGGAGCGGAACTCGCGCTGGCCGGTGGCGGTCACGGCGGCGTTGACGAAGAGGAGCACGTCCTCGGCGGCGACGAGCTCGGACACTGCTCTCTCCTTCTCGTGGGTGCCGGCCGGGGAATGAGGGCACGAACAGCGAAGACGTTGCTTCAGAGGCAGGTTCCGGAAGTCGCACCGAAGTCCCGCGGCCGGCCCGGAAACGCTAGCACCGGGCGGGGGGAGGGACGCGAGCGGATTATCGGGAGCCGTTGTCGGAGGCGCACGGCAGACTGGTGGTCATGGCGAAGCACCTGGGCGCGAAGCCCCGCATCGGACTCCTCGGCACCGGCCCCTGGGCCGGTCACACGCACGCGCCCGCGCTCGCCGGGCATCAGGGGATCGAGTTCAGCGGCGTGTGGGGCAGACGTCCCGAGGCGGCGGCGGCGCTCGCCGCCGCGTCGGGCACGCGCGCGTACGAGGACGTGGACGCCCTGTTCGCGGCCAGTGAGACGCGGTGGCGCTCGCGCTGCCGCCGGACGTCCAGGCCCCACTGGCGGTCCGGGCGGCCGAAGCCGGCTGTCATGTCCTGCTGGACAAGCCGGTCGCGACGACGGTCGCGGGGGCACGGAAGGTCGCCGAGGCGGTGGAGGCGGCGGGGGTGGCCTCGGTGGTCTTCTGCACGCTGCGGTTCGCGGAGCCGACGGCCCGCTGGATCGAGGAACAGGCGGCGGTCGGCGGCTGGTTCCTGGGCGAGGCGCACTGGCTGGGCTCGCTCTACGGGGCCGGTTCGAGCAGCGCGTACGCGGCCTCCCCCTGGCGTCGGGCGAAGGGCGGTCTGTGGGACGTGGGGCCGCACGTCCTCTCCGTCTTCCTGCCGGTCCTCGGCGACGTCACGGAGATCACCGCGGCGCCTGGCCCGGCGGACACCCACCACCTGGTGCTGCGTCACACCTCGGGCGCGAGCAGCACGGCCACCCTCACCCTCAGTGCCCCACCGGAGGCGGCGGAGGCGGCCCTCGCCCTGTACGGCACCGAGGGCAAGGCCGCCATGCCGCGCTGGGACGGGGCGGTGGGAGCGTTCGGCGCGGCCGTGGACGCCCTGATCCGTTCGGCCCGCACGGGCGAACCCGACGCCTGCGACGCCCGCTTCGGCCTCCGCCTCACGGAGATCCTGGCGGAGGCGGAGGCGACGGCGGCGACGGCGGCGGGGCGCGCGGAGGTGTCGGAGGACAGCGGGGCGTCGGGCAGCTGAGGGCTCCGCCCCGGACCCGGCACCGAGGCGCGCGGCCTCAGGACCCGAGCGCCTCGGACAGCGCCCCGCGCAACGCGTCCAGGGCGGCTCCGTACAGCCGCTCCGGCGGTGTGGCGTAGCCGACGACGAGCCCGTCCGGATGGGCGGGGCCCCTGGCGTCGGGGTGACGGTAGGGAGCCAGGCCCTCGACCGCGACCCCGTGCCGGGCCGCCGCGGCGAGGGCGGCCCGCTCCGTGCCCCGCGGCAGTTCGAGCACGGCGTGCAGCCCGGCGGCGATGCCCGTCACCCGTACCCCCGGCACCCGTTCGGCGAGCAGTGCCACCAGGCGGTCGCGCCGCCCGCGGTGCCGCTGGCGCATCCGCCGGACGTGCCGGTCGTACGCGCCGGAGGCGAGGAAGTCCGCGAGGGTGAGCTGTTCGGTGGCCGGGGCGTACGGCTCGCGTCGGCCCTTCGCCGCGACGGCCTCGTCCACCAGGGCGGCCGGCAGACACATCCAGCCGATCCGCAGGGCGGGGGAGAGGCTCTTGCTGACGGAGCCGATCAGGACGGTCCGTTCGGGGTCGAGGCCCTGGACGGCGCCCACCGGTCGCCGGTCGTAGCGGAACTCCCCGTCGTAGTCGTCCTCGATCACCAGCCCGCCGGAGGCCCGCGCCCACTCCAGGACACCGGCCCGGCGCTCGGGGTGCAGCGGCCCGCCGGTGGGGAACTGATGGGCGGGGGTGAGCAGTACCGCGCCCGCGTGGCGGGGGATTTCGGCGACCCGCGCCCCGTGCTCGTCGACGGCCACCGGCACCGTGGTCAGCCCGGCCTCGGCGAGGAGCCCGCGGTGGAAGGGCAGTCCGTACGCCTCGACCGCCCAGGGCCCCGCCGGACCGAGCACGCGCGCGAGGAGCCGCAGGGCGTGCGCGGCGCCCGAGCAGATCACGATCCGGTCGGGGGTGGTGCGAACGCCCCGCACGCGCGCGAGGTACTCGGTGAGCGCCAGGCGCAGTTCGATGCGGCCCTGCGGGTCGCCGACCCCGAAGGCCTCGTGCGGCGCGGCCGTCAGGGCCCGCCGGGCCGCCGCGAGCCAGGCGGCGCGGGGGAAGGCGCCGGGGTC is part of the Streptomyces sp. NBC_00250 genome and harbors:
- the pdxR gene encoding MocR-like pyridoxine biosynthesis transcription factor PdxR — its product is MTGTDAGGLGVDLHLELSAAGGRRAVLIAALREAVRGGRLAPGTRLPPYRSLAADLGIARNTVADAYAELVAEGWLTSRQGSGTHVADRVAAPAPGPVRPAAPPPLPYDLVQGKPDPGAFPRAAWLAAARRALTAAPHEAFGVGDPQGRIELRLALTEYLARVRGVRTTPDRIVICSGAAHALRLLARVLGPAGPWAVEAYGLPFHRGLLAEAGLTTVPVAVDEHGARVAEIPRHAGAVLLTPAHQFPTGGPLHPERRAGVLEWARASGGLVIEDDYDGEFRYDRRPVGAVQGLDPERTVLIGSVSKSLSPALRIGWMCLPAALVDEAVAAKGRREPYAPATEQLTLADFLASGAYDRHVRRMRQRHRGRRDRLVALLAERVPGVRVTGIAAGLHAVLELPRGTERAALAAAARHGVAVEGLAPYRHPDARGPAHPDGLVVGYATPPERLYGAALDALRGALSEALGS
- the glnII gene encoding glutamine synthetase, with product MTFKAEYIWIDGTEPTAKLRSKTKILAGEGASLEELPIWGFDGSSTNQAKGHASDRVLKPVFVCPDPIRGGNDILVLCEVLNTDMTPHDSNTRAALAEVEAKYAAQEPIFGIEQEYTFFEGSRPLGFPTNGFPAAQGGYYCGVGADEIFGRPIVEAHLENCLKAGLGISGINAEVMPGQWEFQVGPLAPLEVSDQLWIARWLLYRTAEDFNVSATLDPKPVKGDWNGAGAHTNFSTKAMREGYDAIITAAESLGEGSKPLDHVKNYGAGIDDRLTGLHETAPWDQYSYGVSDRGASVRIPWQVEQDQKGYIEDRRPNANVDPYTVTRLLVDTCCEALAKAGQV
- a CDS encoding ARPP-2 domain-containing protein, whose product is MTRIDLTGLDVRPAQVWGGVRLVPLVRAEPVPGLRLHREIYGGLGAVDLPDRTTYTSYVPHGFVADWTGAGSEPASVPGAGRESAAYGTRLGDGGGGEPPSCVPLRRIHRMAKRRRAQDGHIEPRLRFLPLHLALEGYLALHFGGPSIVWDEWSREAVRHGLSPRSEAAYAGWSVPGLTEALRIFEVHPGQCGLLLYVADALAAAFVVPHPDDYRLLHPTLVEDLYGELVHQYAYYGGPVPEFTARIRDGAGGIRNLADLRAAAREQERAWAVAHDGLMARDLLETSYVFERVHRMGPFDLHRFLPPFTRGGREQHIGELITDRKGRTAYLKTFRLSENQIRKGHLLRRLADCDWHLGRTAEALGTSYAEVVRRVRGAGLDSLLNTHVVAQRLRENKES